Genomic segment of Paenibacillus macerans:
ATTCATGGAAGGATAAGTCTGAGGTAATAGAGGCAATAAATTCGCTGCTTTATAGCCGTTCCTTGGAAGAGAGCAAGCTTATTTTTCGCGTGATAAAGGATGTTTTGGATACAATGGACGTGAAGGAGAAATAGACTGGGGCGAGTGAACTGATAATGATACGGACTTAGATATTTGGACTAATAAAACCACTCCACTCCACTTCAGTTTAGCGGAGTGGTTTTATTGTATTAAAAAATCGTTGTATCCAGGACAGTAACTTGGAATTTGCAGATAGTTTCCATTCATGCCGTGTATGCTAGTAATTGTCTCCTTACTTCCGTTAATTAGTTACCCTTCATCTCCATCCCCCAAATTACATCCCTAGTGATCTTCGTAATCAACGCGATCTCTTCCGCATTTCTACCACTTACCAACTTCAAATGTTCATCAAGCAAACGCTGCTTGTCCAATGCTTCTTCCGACTGAACTAGATCTCCTGCAGGTACGTCTAAAGCCAAAGTGATTTTTTCCAATGTTTCCAAAGAAATATTGCGATCTCCACGCTCCACGCTGCCTATGTAACTGTTATGAAGCGAAGCAGCTTCGGCTAGCTGCTCCTGGGTCCAATTCTTCTTTCTTCTACATTCGCGTATTCGTTTTCCAACAATTTTTGGTAAACTCATGGATTTCCACCTCTTCTTTTAGTTTTGGTAAGGCACATATATAATTATAATAGAAATATAAGCGATTTAATAGTACTTATAAGTACAAAAATATGAACGATAAACCGAGTGCTTGCTGTTCATTATACTTAGCTTCTGCCAGCCCCTGTGGGGTATCTGGAGAGCAAGACGGTTTTGAGCAAACGTTTGAATATAAATTTAATTAATAAACCAATTACTTTTCATTTATTTCAGAAAATTTAAGAAATATCTGTTTATTATTGGTATATTTTGTGATATTTTAATAGTGTAAGTTATACCAAATAATAGGAGATGGTAGAGAGTGTTAAGAAAAGCGAAGAAGATACTGTCGGGTTTGGCGTTGATAGTCGTTTTTGTGCTAACGTTTGCGCAATTTGCGTTTGCAAGCGACCAGCCGGTTCAACTGATTTCGGCCAATCTCTATATTTACAAGTATGGCTACGTGGGCTTCAGCGGTAACGTCGAAGTAAGCAACCTCAGCCCTGAAAAAAACGTAACCATTCACTATACTCCCGGAGATGGACGATGGTACGATACGGACGCATCCTATGAAGGACCAACGGATTCCATGCACGAACAGTGGAAGTTCCTGGTGTCCACCAACAGCATGAACAATACTCATCCGGAACTCATTAATGCCCAAACGATTCAATTCGCAATCAAATATGAAGTTAACGGACAAACCTACTGGGACAACAACAATGGACAAAACTACTCGGTCAGCCGTTACACTGAAAGCTCAACCATCCTTGGTAAACCAAACGTGCTTCGAGCATACGACTCCTTATATTTGAACAATTTCGAGGGGAGCGTATACGTCAAAAACTTAAACTACAGCAAAGAGGTCAAAATCGTCTATACAACCGACAACTGGAATACAACCCGGGAAGGACACGCCAGTTACTCCATACCCGCAAACTCTGACGACAGCGTAGAAAACTGGCATTTCAGCTTTAACAATATCGACTCCAGCGTTTCACAAATTAAGTACGCTATTGCCTACACCGTCAATGGACAAACTTACTGGGATAATAATTACGGGAAAAACCACACCGTAAATCGCTAAGTGAAAACCGGCCCTAAAAATCGCCCTTCGTCTTGCCTTCTTGGCATGGGAGGGCGGTTTTCACTTGGAAAAGCTACATAATCGAACCACACTGTACACGGACGATCGGCAGACGGTCAACGAGGAAGGGAAATAAAGTTGAAGATCAGCTTCCGCCTCTTATCTATGAAACAAATTTGAAATACAGTGATGCCTGTCCCTTAAAGTTGTTTTCTCCAAGAACTTGGCTAGGATGGAGGAGCAGTGTTACTGCGGTTTTGAACGTTTTATGGGGAGGGAAAGAGGCGTTCGAATGTGGATTTTAAGTCATAGCTCGTAGAATCCTAAAGCACGGCAATCTCGAAGTTTTTTATCGAAAACCCAAACCATTAGCCGTCTATTTTTCGGACTGAACTTTAAGAATCCATGGATAGCTCCGTAAGTCGGAAAATTGACTTGCTTCACAAACAAATTAATATGAGTCCGTTCCAATGTTCGATTCACCAGCTGCTGCATGGCTTCACTCGCTTGAAGGAACTCACTTTCGGGGCAGCCATAAAGAGTTATATTTAGCAAGTTAAAGTCTATGGGCAGGGCTCCTCCATAAAAATAAACCGTATTTGTATCATCCAAGGGTTCTATGGAAATGTTAAGATACTTCATTGAATTTCCCTTCTTCATATTTGGAAGTTCAAGGGACTCGTGAAAGAATCTAGTTGTAATTATTATTTTAGTGCATATAAGCATTAATTTCAATAATACAGTGTATATAATGTTCTGTTTATGGGCACAATGCTTCTCTAATCTGATAGAGAGGTGGTTAATGGTGCTGCTGAAAATCATAGGTAAACGGATAAAACAATTGAGGAAAGAACAAGGACTCACACAAGAACAGCTGGCAGAAAAAGCTGGAGTTAATGCATCATACATAGGAACAGTCGAGCGTGGAGTGCGCAACATTTCCATCGAAACGCTGGAGAAAATCATTCAAGGATTGGATGTGCCTTTAGCGGTGATGTTTCAGTTCCATGAAATGAAGAACGTGAATTCATGGAAGGATAAGGCTGAGATTATAGAGGTAATCAATTCGCTGTTGTATAGCCGTTCATTGGAAGAGAACAAGCTTATTTTTCGTGTGATTAGGGATATTTTGGATACGATGGATGTGGAAAAGTTTAGAGGGGGTTGAACAAAGGTTTCCTGTCTTGGAATGACAAACAAGTTGATTTCAAATAGTATAACACTTCAGATTAATAAAGTTACTTAAAAATGGGTATGTATAAGTTGAAAGATGGAAAAATAAACCTATTTGGAGGATTGCAAAATGTCAGAAGGGCTTACAATAAGACAAATAGTAGAGAATATTCAGCGAGGGCAAATTAGGATCCCAGCTTTTCAAAGAGGCTTTGTTTGGGATGCTAATAGAGTAGCATTTTTTATGGATAGTATTTATAAAGGGTATCCTTTTGGCTCTTTACTTTTTTGGAGAACCAAAGAGCCGCTTAAAACGGAAAGACAACTTGGGCCGTTTAAACTCCCAGAAAATGACCCTGACTTTCCAATAGACTATGTACTTGACGGGCAACAAAGAATCACTTCAATTTTTGGTGTGTTTCAAACAGAAATTAAAGAGGAAGACAATAATGAGTGGACCAAAATATATTTTGATTTTCAAACTGATCCTAATATAAAAGAGCCGCAATTCATTGCATTGTCTGAAGACCAAGTTGATTTAACTAGACACTTCCCGTTAAAAGCTCTTTTTGATACAACTTCTTATAGAAGAGCCACTGCTAACTTCAGTGAAGAACTGGCAGATAAGATTGATAGAATGCAATCAGTATTTAAGGAAGTCAGAATACCCATTCAAACGATTACTACGGAAGATCGTGCTACTGTGGCAATTATTTTTGAAAGAATTAATAGAATGGGAGTAGAACTTGATACCATGCAGTTACTTTCTGCATGGACTTGGAGTGAGGAATTTACCCTGCAAGAACGTTTCAGGGAATTTGGTGAGGAACTCGCGCCTTTTGGTTTTAAAGATGTAGGGGATGATATGACTTTATTGTTGCGTTGTTGTGCTGCAATTACGGTAGGGGATGCCTCTCCAGAGTCTTTAATTGGTTTAGATGGAGCGGTTGTAAGGGATAGATTCAATGAAATTGAAAATGGTGTAAAAGGAGCAATTGATTTTTTAAGGGAAAATCTTAATATTCAAGTTCTTTCAAACTTACCATTTAATACATTACTTGTCCCACTATCTGTTTTTTTTGCAGCTGGCGGAAATGTTCAAATTAAATATGACGATAGTCAAAGAAGGACAATTATTAGCTGGTTCTGGAAGTGTTGTTTTTCAAGAAGATATAGTAGCGGAGTTCTAAGAAATCTTAAAACAGATATTGAGGAAATGTCAAAATTGAAAAGAGGGGAAGATTCTAGGCTCTCTGATTTTCCGGTTATAATTACATCGGAATTCTTCCAGCGAGAGATATTTAGGTTAAATACAGTTAATGCCGCAACTTTTATACTTCCGCTCGCCCAGAAGCAACCAAAAAGCTTTATTACAGGTGCTCCAGTTAGCCTACGTAATGTACTAAAAGAATACAATAGAAACGAGTTTCATCATCTGTACCCTCGTGCTTTTATAAACGCAAGCCAACAAAATGGTACTTACAGTGAAAACTGCTTAGCCAACTTTGCCTTTTTATCTAGGTCGGATAATAATCAAATTGGTGGTGCGGCTCCAAGTAAATATAGGGAAAAAATGCCTAGTCAAATTGATGATATTCTAGAACGAGCATTATGTCCTATTGAGCTTTTTAATGATAATTATGATGATTTCATTAAACTTCGTTCTGAAATTCTATCGAACTTTGCAAATAAACTAATGAGGATTGACCAACTTGTATAGTTTATAGTATTTATTCGATTAGCTTCGAATGGACTTTTTATTCCCCTCAACTTTTATCATCTGTCAACCTGCTTTATCAAGAATAGCCTTTTCCTACTGGGAAAAGGCTATTTAAACGCTTTTATAACTTCCTGATTAACCCGCCGCAAAATCTCAATCTGTTCCTCCGACAACCCCTCAGTACTTGCAATAAACTGATCAATGGCTTCCCAACGTGCTGTTTCAACTTTACCTTGTTCGACGCTTAAGTAAGCAACTTCATGGAGCGAAACGTTTAAGGCAACGAGCACCTTTTCCAAATTATCTATGGAGAAATTTCGTTCCCCACGTTCGATGGCTCCGATATATCTATAATCCAAACCGGATATATCCGCTAAATTTTGCTGGGTGAGGCCTTTTGCATTTCGGATTGCTCTGATTCGATTCCCTAGAAAATTGCGCAATTGTGCCATTTCGTCACCTCAGTATAAGCTTAGGTGACTGGGAAGATATTATGCAGGGCAGTAAATTTAGTTTTTTGCATGCAATATACTACTTATATATAGTATAATTGAATCAAAAGTGGGCATATGTGGGTGAGTACGTAGTTTCTGCAATGATTCTTACCGTAGGTTTCTGCCATTAAAGGAGGTTTACCTATGAAACCTGCAACCACGGTCAGACAAGAATTGGAGGATTTTCTGAGACAAAGAGGGTTAACGCTCCATCAGTTTTCGGAAATTTCCGGGATTAACGTGGGGACAATCAGCTCGATGTTAAGCGGGTATCGCCAAATCTCCATTCATAATCTGGATCTGATCACGGTGGGAATGGGGCGGGGGGAAGGCAGCCTTTACGAGGTCTATTTGGAGGACTGTTTGCTGAATTTGCCTCTGGATTGGCGGCGCTTGGGCCCGTTTTTGCGGCGATGTGCGGAATTGGGGAAGCTGGATTGCATAGAACGGCTAGTTCAGGCGGTAGCGGATCATTTGGCGTATGTACCGATGTTGTTTGAAACGGCGGAGGAGTTTTTTCGGGAGGGAAAAAGAGAGGCTGCGGCACTACTGTATGACTGCGTCGCCGAGTGCGAAAGGTATCAGCACTCCGAACGTTTGGCGTTTAGCCGCTATCGGCTGTTTACGATCGGCCTCGGCGACGATCAAGAGGAAAATATGCGTGCGGCCGTACAATTTGAGCCTTATGTTGAGCGGTTGGAAGAAGTGGCTCAGTTGGAGGCGCTAAAGGATTTGGCGGATGTGTATGCTTCTCTTCATCAGTGGGATCGTGTTAACGGCTTGGCGGTAAAGTTGGGGGAGAAAGCGGCACTAGCTCTTCGTACTAAGCGTTTGCGCAAGATAAAACCTGAAGGCAGGGAAGGCAAGAACATGTCTACGTCCAGGCCGCCGCTTTTTTACTTCCTTTATGCTTATTTGTTAAAGGCGAATGTTTGCGACGCTCGTCAAGAGTATGAACAGGCTTTGAGATATGTAAGACGGTATGCTAATTATGAGGTGCGTAGTAGTGAGGAATTGAGCGAACAAGAGCGGCAGATTGCCGAGCAGTTTCGGGATTGGGGAAAAGCAAACACTTATTTATACCGTTTGATGTCCGGTGAGGTTGAGGTGCTGGCGGATTATGCGGAGTGCGTTGCTGCCAAGGAGCACGAGATGATTCCGGCGATGTACCGGATTTTGCAGGCGGCTAACCGATACCAGTTGAATGTGGATGATCTTCTGGAGCGTTTCAGACCGCATTTTGCGCTAAAAGAACGGCTCTACCGTTTTGGCAAATACAATGCGCAGATTGTGGCCGATCATTATGTCCGTTTCTTAACGGAGCTCGCTTGTTACGATTTGCATAGGCAGCGGCATGATTTGGGGATCCGGAATTTATTAGATAGTTTGGAGCTTGCCATAAGACTTAACCATGAATCCATGCTTTTTCGTTGCGTACAGTTATTCGAGCAGTTCCGACACGTGGCTTCCCAGGAAAGACAGGATCAATATAAAAATCTAATTTGTGAGGTGAAAAGAAATGAGAAAAAGAATGTTGCTGTTCATTATGCTTAGCTTTCTGCTTGCCACTATGGGGAGTTTGGACAGCGGGATGGTGCGGATTCTGATTCACGGGTTGGGGGGCTAGTTAGGAGGGAGATATGAAGAGTCCCATTTTTGGGGCTCTTCTTCTTCAATAAATAAAAAGCCCCGATGTAGTCCGCATCAGAGCAAGTAAATGTGACAAAGCGACAAAGGTTTCCGTGTCTTATTTAACGTCCCCACGGCGTGGAATCGAGGGTCGCCTCCCCGATGATCTAAAGGTCCCTGTTATTTCTATTCCCAGTGTACGTTTGAATATTCGTAAGTGCAAATATCAAACTAATAGGAGCACTTAAGAAAAGCTCATGAATTGAATAACCCCTACTATAATCAACAGTAGAAATATACCCAAAATAATCGCAACGAATATCAGGACTGCCTTCTGTATTTTACGTGAGGCATTCCGGGATTGGCTTAGCTGCTGTTCAACATCATGTAATCGCTGTTTAAGCTCATGAATATCTTCCTTAACATCCTCATGCTTGCTTTCGTTGGGCAGGTTTGAATTCATCACAACCTCCTATGGCAATATTTAGTATCAATTCCTTATTTGTATCATAAGAAATTCTCGCTGGAAGTGCAATTGTAAATAGGCAACTCATATCGGGCCAAGAACCATTCTAGTACTCATATACTAAACATCTTGACACAAGTCCTAATCCCATTAGACTAGTAATTAGTGGGAATTAATTGTATATGGGGGGCTCTTTGTTGAAAAGATTATCTATTATATCTATTGTATGTGTGTTGTTATTTAGTTTAAGTGCTGTATCCGCTTCAGCGGCAACCAATGGATCAAATGTTTTTGTTGATGGGCAGCCGCTTTCCTCGAAATCCATAAACCGGAACGGGGAATCATTCGTACCTTTCCGGGAAGTATTTGAGAAGCTGAATATAAACATCGGGTACGATAAGAAATCCGGTCAAACCACGGGAACCGCGGATCAATTAAAGGTAACATTTAAAGTCGGCAGCAAAACCGCATATGTTAATGGAAAAAAGAAATCTCTGAAGGCAGCGCCCTTTACTCGGAACGGCACGACTTATATTCCGCTTCAATTTGTTGGGGCAATGACGGGGTACACCGTCAATTACTCGTCGAAAGTGAATGGTATTTTAATCACAAGCCCTTCTTTTGGAGGGGCCTCATACAGCGTTGAGGGAATTGAGGTATTTTTCACTTCTTATGGAACCGTCGAGATTGGTCTCAAAGCCGAAGAGGAATTAAATATGATGAGAGAACTGGCCGAGATCAAGTCGGACTACAATGCGGCTAAGAACTCTCCGAAATACCGTGTTATCGGCGAACCTCCAACCGCTGAAGAATCGAAGGATCCCGGGTATAAAGGGTACCCCGATTATTTTGATGCCAATTATGTTGCTGCGGTAGATAACAATGAGAAACTGCCGCCGCTGATGAGCGAAGGTTGGATCTCACTGGCTATGCTCTCGGAAATCGAAAAAATTGTTAATTTGGGCAGCAGCGATAAAAGTAAGCTTTCGATCGGCAAATATGTTGGTACTGAGGTTGTCAGATACGAAATCCCCTTAACCGACGAATACAAGAACGCCAAAGAAGGCGATTTTGTATTAGGAGATTTGCGCGTCAAAAAATATAAAAATATCATGTACTTGAATCTTGAAGATTTAAAAAAGGTAGGGCTTATTGGTTCGGAAATAGAGCAGGAAGAACGCTTTGAGTTGTCCTGATTTTCTGAGTCAACGGTTCGTTCGATTACAGGGCGCTCGCTTGAGTGCTCTGTTTTTGTTTTTTAACGAGGTTTGATAAGGCGACAATTGTTTTTCAAATAATTATGGATAATTTGTTAAAAGTATAGAAAAAGAGAGGATAAAGGATATTTATGGAGAATAATATATAAAATTAATTAAAATGTTATATTTTGCATTTTTATGACGAGATAAATCCAGGATAGAGGGTGTGGATCGTGATAAAAGTGGCTATGTGTGGTGATGATGCAGATTGTTTAGATCAAGTTGAAAAGATGCTGAATGACTATGCTTGCAAGAATAGGCTGTCGTTTTCCATTCACAGTTTTACCAGTGCCGTCCCTCTGCTTGAAACGATGAATACAGATTTTCAAATCTACATTTTTGATTTTAACATGACTTCAAGGAAAAAAATGAGGTTGGTACATTCCATAAAAAAAATGGACAAGTACGCTTATTTGATTTTTTTGACATCGGCTATTGAGATGGCTAAAGATACTTACCCTGTTCCGATTATCAATTATTTGACCAAACCTCTCCATCAAACTGCGCTGGAGAGGGAAATGGACAGGGCGATAAGACATACTGAGAAAATTGCCAACAACTATATGTTCATTAAAAACCACGACGGATTGTTTAAAGTCTTTTTGCCAGGGGTTTATTATATCGAGACCTTTAACAGAAATTTGTTGATCCATACGGATCACGGCAATTACTTATGCTTCAAAAAAATGCAACAACTTGAGAACGAGTTAATCAATTATCCATTTATAAGATGCCATAGTAGTTACATCGTCAATATGGATTACATTAGGAGAATTACGAATAACGAGATCGAGCTCGAGAATCGCGATAAAATTCTAGTCAGTAAATGGAGGAGGAAAAACGTTGTAGAGAGCTTGACTAGTTATATTGAAAACGTTTAAAAGTGTGGATCATTCAGAGCTAGATTTGGCAAGTATCGGAGGTATGGATACATGATAAAAATAGCTATATGTTTGGACAGCCCCAAATTATTGAAGGAGATCCACGGCTACATGCAGCATTACTGCACTTTGAACGATACGCATCTGGATGTCAGAAAATATTATAACTTTCGCGGCTTTTTGAGAGACATTTATTATCAAGCGTTCGATCTGGTTTTTATGGATCTCCCTAAGTCCGGGGAACAGGAATTTGCCATCGTCGAGAAAGTAAAAAAAATCGTCCCGGATGCAGTTATAGCTTTTGTGTCTATAAGTTCCGCCTCCATTATCGTAAAGGAGCCTAACTTGGCGAATGTTGTTTTTATAACAAAGCCGATCAATTACGGGAAAATTGAATTTCTAGTTAACGAAATCAGAAATGTGAAATCATACAGAGAAAGAAAAAGCCTGTTGGTTAAAAATGATCAGGGTATTTTTAAAATCAGGTGTTGCGACATTATATTTTTAGAGCGTTGTCAGAAGAGCGTCATCATTCATACGAATACTGAAGAAATCAATAGCTGCAGAACAATGAAGGAGTACGAATCTAAACTGCGGGAGCCTGTTTTTTTTCGATGTCATACGAGTTTTATTGTGAATACGAATTATATTGCCAATCTACACGATCATGAATTGAGCATGATTAATAAGAAAGTGATACCCGTAAGCCGTTACCGAAGAAAAGGTTTGATTCAACTTATGTTGAGCCCAAGCAGATGTGAACCCATGAATCCGGGTGCAGGGTCAACTTTTTCAAAGCAGGTGTGAAATGAAAATAGCGGTAATCGATTCGGGCGTTAACCTAAAAGATGAACTACTGCTCGACCAAACTATTGAAACCATCGCAATGGGACAAGGCCGTTATCAATCATGCTCAATCGACGATAGCGGACATGGAACGGATATCGTAAAAATTATTTGCGGACAGACCATGGCTCCGCACATCGTTTCCATCCAGGTGCTCAACCGCGACAATAAAGGCTCTGTTGATGCCTTATGCGCAGCCATAAACCACTGTGCTGAAACCGGGGTTGATTTAATCAACCTAAGTTTAGGGCTGCGAAATACAAGCAGCGAGACCATACAAAAATTAAAGTCCTGTTGCGATGCAGCGGTGAAAAAGGGAGTGGCTATTGTCTCTTCCAACCATAACGACGGAAATACGGACCTTCCGTCCTATCCGTATGCTTTTGACGAAGTTATTGGGGTTTCCAGTTCCCTGGGGATTGAGCAAAAAATAAAATTCGACCGCCAAACGAATAAAATCATTTTCTCCGACAATATTGTCAGCGTCCCTGACCGAAATAGGGTGATACTTCAAAAAGGAAACAGCTTTTTGGCGCCGATCATAGCCGGCTTGTATAGTGAATTTCTGAAGGAAACGGTGGATCGCTCCGACATTCACCGCGATTTTTTATCGTTCATGGAGCATGTTCAGTGCAACCATACGAACCTGTTTTTCTATAGAAACAAGAGTCAAAGTTACGGCCAGTTCCATGGCAAAAAAGTCGGTTATTTTTATATGAAAAAAACCGCTAACGACATTCATTTGCTTAACCGGCTCCATCAATTTGCAACCGTTCGTTTATTTCATATGGCCGAAGAAATCGACCAATGCTCTATTTCCGGTTTGGACTTTTTATTTTTTGGAGAAATCAGCAAAGGTGAAGCGATGCAATGTGAACCCGTATTGTCAAAACTAATTAACGCCGCCGCCAGGCAAGGCATACATTTGGTGATGATGGTGCCCTTTATGAGCATTCATCAACGATTACAGGTGTCGGAAAAGTATAAAATTTACGTACAGAGCGCATATATCTAGCCTCCAAAAGGTTGCAATTTTATGAAACTGACCAATTAGCCCAAATAATGATACATTTAATCAAAAGCGCTATGTACAGGAAGAATATGGTTTTATAGTTAAGACATAAAACTTACTTGAGTAAGTGCATGAAAGGAGGGAGAACGATGAGCAAAGAGCTGGAAAAAGAACTCAACGTTTTGGACGAACTCGAGGAAATCGAAGGCTATGCCTACTGCAGCACGCATAAGGACAAATGCTTGAACGATTGTATCAACCCGCTTCCTAATGCTATGATCGCAGACATAAATTAACAAAAAGCGGATGAAAGACCTGGAATCCTGATGCTTTTATTGCAGACGCAAATTAAAAATAAAAGGTTTTAAACTACGATTTGAAACCAAGTAGTTTAAAACCTTTTATTTTACATATATAAAAGTTAAATAGATTAATTCGTCCAGTAAGCCGAGAAAGGATGTAATATCATGGTAGTCTTGGAGGCTATGTATTTAAAAAAGTATTATGGAGTTGCCCCTAACCTGATCAAAGCCTTGGATGGCGTCAACTTATCAGTGAGCCGCGGAGAGTTTGTCGCGATCGAGGGAACTTCGGGAAGCGGCAAATCAACCTTGTTAAATTTAATCGGCGGACTCGACAAACCTACGGAAGGAAAAGTGGTCATCAACGGATGCGAATTGTCCAAACTTAGCGATGATCAACTCACGGTGTTTAGGAGAACAAACATCGGGTTTATTTTTCAAGATTACAATTTGATCCCTGCTTTGAATGTCTACGAAAACGTTATACTTCCGGTTGAACTGGATCATGGGAAGATTGATAAAGATTATTTAACAAGTATTTTAGAGATGCTCGATTTATCCGATAAACAAACGAAATTAATGAATCAATTGTCCGGAGGACAGCAGCAAAGGGTGGCGATTGCAAGGGCACTGGCAACGAAGCCGGCGATTATTCTGGCCGATGAGCCGACGGGCAACCTGGACAGCAA
This window contains:
- a CDS encoding ABC transporter ATP-binding protein, with translation MVVLEAMYLKKYYGVAPNLIKALDGVNLSVSRGEFVAIEGTSGSGKSTLLNLIGGLDKPTEGKVVINGCELSKLSDDQLTVFRRTNIGFIFQDYNLIPALNVYENVILPVELDHGKIDKDYLTSILEMLDLSDKQTKLMNQLSGGQQQRVAIARALATKPAIILADEPTGNLDSKASASVMELLRMSNRRFNQTLIMITHNPDIAKLADRIVRIEDGKIMPAVPENKVVEKWRN